The following are from one region of the Salvia hispanica cultivar TCC Black 2014 chromosome 1, UniMelb_Shisp_WGS_1.0, whole genome shotgun sequence genome:
- the LOC125205091 gene encoding F-box/kelch-repeat protein At3g23880-like: MGYASLVNADAKEDRSTISFPSRRASLVVDPVIQINIDVLIEILLCLPVQSILRFRAVCKSWGHIIDSPSFRTLHTRNNKSDDTVTLQVYATNFSQNKLSIKFQHNGKSLMSYEAESLTHSSFKLVGAVKGLICINPNKFRVPIAICNPSLGQLKLLPLTIPSTSKSCGICWREVAIGFDEDYKVVQLMSCPKHRHVLAQVYSRRTGSWRELARDDGGLLDTLHSFSPCPIKSWCKNGYFAHWRVYRLKVGGRIVQKILSLDMKNEVFHTIRLPADYTYYYDSIFADDERSFRRFVLHSHTRLGLVGIYESRCERSELSWNHMMDVEVPFSNLDFGVSLWRSGCVFIKYCRSLFVYDYRAHKFICKHVHPAELVGIIEYSGSFVSLEN, from the coding sequence ATGGGCTATGCATCTCTTGTCAATGCCGATGCTAAGGAGGATCGTAGCACTATCTCGTTCCCTTCTCGCCGCGCATCTCTTGTCGTTGACCCCGTCATTCAAATCAACATCGATGTGTTGATAGAGATTCTCTTGTGTCTTCCCGTACAATCAATCTTGAGATTCCGAGCTGTCTGCAAATCTTGGGGTCACATTATCGATTCTCCATCTTTCAGAACACTACACACTCGCAACAACAAATCAGATGACACGGTCACTCTTCAAGTTTATGCGACCAACTTTTCGCAGAACAAACTGTCGATAAAGTTCCAACACAACGGGAAGTCATTAATGTCGTATGAAGCCGAAAGCTTAACACATTCCTCGTTTAAATTAGTTGGGGCGGTTAAGGGTCTAATATGCATTAACCCTAATAAATTTCGGGTGCCCATAGCCATATGCAACCCTTCTCTAGGCCAACTCAAGCTTCTCCCACTTACCATCCCTTCCACTTCCAAATCCTGTGGAATATGCTGGCGCGAGGTTGCAATTGGTTTCGACGAAGATTACAAAGTTGTGCAGCTGATGTCGTGCCCAAAACACCGCCATGTCCTCGCCCAAGTCTACTCAAGAAGGACAGGATCTTGGAGGGAGTTGGCCAGAGATGATGGCGGCCTCCTTGATACCCTACATTCTTTCTCGCCTTGTCCCATAAAATCATGGTGCAAGAATGGCTACTTTGCGCACTGGCGTGTGTATCGGCTTAAGGTGGGAGGTCGTATTGTGCAGAAGATACTAAGCTTGGACATGAAGAATGAAGTGTTTCACACAATTAGGTTGCCGGCGGATTATACTTACTATTATGATTCGATATTTGCAGATGATGAACGCTCATTTCGCCGCTTTGTTTTGCATTCTCATACGCGTCTCGGCTTAGTGGGGATTTATGAGTCGAGATGTGAAAGAAGTGAATTGAGTTGGAATCATATGATGGATGTGGAAGTACCCTTCTCTAACTTGGACTTTGGGGTAAGTTTGTGGAGGAGTGGTTGTGTGTTTATCAAATACTGTAGGAGCTTATTTGTGTATGATTATCGTGCACACAAATTCATCTGCAAGCACGTGCACCCTGCGGAGCTCGTGGGGATTATTGAGTATAGTGGGAGCTTCGTTTCACTTGAGAATTAG